From Pseudomonas sp. G.S.17, the proteins below share one genomic window:
- a CDS encoding anti-sigma regulatory factor — protein sequence MTVRSEGSQPVLIEQDVVLARQTARRLAQECGMRLIDLTKMVTAVSELARNTMVYGGGGHMDWQILDDNLRTGLRITFRDEGPGIADLKMAMTDGWTSGKGMGLGLTGAKRLVDEFELDTAPGAGTRVMITRWV from the coding sequence ATGACCGTGCGAAGCGAGGGTTCCCAACCCGTGCTGATCGAACAAGATGTCGTATTGGCGCGCCAGACGGCGCGCAGGCTCGCCCAGGAGTGCGGAATGCGCCTGATCGACCTGACCAAAATGGTCACGGCGGTCAGTGAGCTCGCCCGCAACACTATGGTGTACGGCGGAGGCGGGCATATGGACTGGCAAATCCTCGATGACAATCTGCGTACCGGCTTGCGCATCACGTTCCGCGACGAAGGCCCAGGCATCGCTGATCTCAAAATGGCCATGACCGATGGCTGGACATCCGGCAAAGGCATGGGCCTGGGCCTGACCGGCGCCAAGCGTCTGGTGGACGAGTTTGAACTGGACACCGCGCCCGGCGCGGGCACTCGGGTGATGATTACCCGATGGGTATGA
- a CDS encoding LysR family transcriptional regulator has translation MNWDDTRVFLAICRKATLRGAARVLGVDQATVGRRLGALERALGTTLFLRTSDGYVLTMAGEAALKAAQKMEQSALELQRQILGLDERLTGEVRITSTDSLAVDFVIPAIASLHDVHPDIKVRLDTSIEVASLSKREADIAIRNIKPENPDLIARCIARWPVGLFASAGYVERRGQPPAGFAGHDLIMYQPYLETGKPPTMCSEPITEGHLVATVNSGLMMRKSVAAGIGIGELPVCLGEMDGLARIWPERSRLTTYDVWLVTHEDLRHTARVRAVIEKIVEKFAGFN, from the coding sequence ATGAACTGGGATGACACCCGGGTATTCCTGGCGATATGCCGCAAAGCCACGTTACGCGGCGCGGCGCGGGTGCTGGGCGTGGATCAGGCCACGGTCGGCCGTCGGCTTGGCGCACTGGAAAGAGCCTTGGGCACGACCTTGTTCCTGCGCACGTCGGACGGCTATGTGCTGACCATGGCCGGGGAAGCCGCGCTGAAAGCGGCACAGAAAATGGAACAGTCGGCGCTGGAGCTGCAACGGCAGATTCTCGGTCTCGACGAGCGATTGACTGGCGAAGTGCGTATCACCAGCACCGATTCCCTCGCCGTCGACTTCGTGATTCCGGCCATTGCCAGCCTGCATGACGTTCATCCCGACATCAAAGTCCGGCTCGACACTTCGATTGAAGTGGCCAGCTTGTCCAAGCGTGAAGCCGACATCGCGATCCGCAACATCAAACCCGAGAATCCGGACCTGATCGCCCGCTGCATCGCCCGCTGGCCGGTGGGATTGTTCGCATCGGCGGGCTACGTCGAGCGTCGTGGTCAACCGCCGGCCGGGTTTGCCGGGCATGACCTGATCATGTATCAGCCTTATCTGGAGACGGGAAAGCCTCCGACCATGTGCTCCGAGCCCATCACCGAGGGGCATTTGGTCGCCACGGTGAATTCCGGGTTGATGATGCGTAAATCCGTTGCGGCCGGGATCGGCATTGGCGAGCTGCCGGTTTGTCTGGGGGAAATGGATGGCCTTGCGCGGATCTGGCCCGAGCGTTCCCGGTTGACGACTTATGATGTCTGGCTGGTAACCCATGAGGACTTGCGCCATACCGCCCGGGTGCGTGCGGTCATCGAAAAAATCGTCGAAAAGTTTGCCGGGTTTAACTAA
- a CDS encoding ATP-binding protein: MPESTPADSNALALELARVQAEADALRTELDETNQGVLALYAELDNQANELRQASDLKSRFLSYMSHEFRTPLGSILSISSLLTDEIDGPLATEQHRQVAFISTAARELSDMVDDLLDLAKIEAGRITISPAWFDMFDLFAALRGMFRPIVNMSSVDLIFEEPIGLPRLFTDDKKLGQILRNFISNSLKFTQRGEVRVSARLENDHEVRFAVTDTGVGIPEEMLGELFEDFSQIDSPLQKRWRGTGLGLSLCRRFAELLGGRVGVQSKPGVGSTFFIIIPLAIAGEPADEA, translated from the coding sequence ATGCCTGAGTCAACCCCCGCCGACTCGAATGCCCTCGCTCTTGAGCTGGCCCGCGTGCAGGCTGAAGCCGATGCCTTGCGCACCGAACTCGATGAAACCAATCAGGGCGTGCTCGCGTTGTATGCCGAACTGGACAATCAGGCCAATGAACTGCGCCAGGCTTCGGATCTGAAAAGCCGCTTCCTGTCCTACATGAGCCACGAATTCCGCACGCCTCTGGGTTCGATCCTGAGTATTTCCAGCCTGCTCACCGATGAAATCGATGGGCCGTTGGCCACCGAGCAGCATCGGCAGGTTGCGTTTATCAGCACTGCCGCACGTGAGCTGTCCGACATGGTCGATGATCTGCTGGATCTGGCCAAGATCGAGGCCGGACGCATCACCATTTCCCCGGCCTGGTTCGACATGTTTGACTTGTTTGCAGCCTTGCGCGGCATGTTCCGCCCGATCGTCAATATGTCTTCGGTGGACCTGATTTTCGAAGAGCCCATTGGCTTGCCACGGTTGTTCACCGATGACAAAAAACTCGGGCAGATCCTGCGTAACTTTATCTCCAACTCCCTGAAGTTCACCCAGCGCGGTGAGGTTCGGGTCTCGGCTCGCCTGGAAAATGATCACGAAGTGCGTTTCGCCGTCACCGATACCGGCGTGGGTATCCCGGAAGAAATGCTTGGTGAGCTGTTCGAGGATTTCTCGCAGATCGACTCGCCGCTGCAAAAGCGATGGCGCGGCACCGGCCTTGGATTGTCGCTGTGCAGACGCTTCGCCGAGCTGTTGGGCGGGCGGGTAGGGGTACAGAGCAAGCCTGGCGTCGGCTCGACCTTCTTCATCATCATTCCGCTGGCAATTGCCGGGGAGCCTGCCGATGAGGCGTGA
- a CDS encoding Hsp20/alpha crystallin family protein, translating into MNDSEQKTPTPEDEKKPATRPGNWHPLDRIRQQFDHLLNEFNSLPSILSRSGRFDVQPFWSGEFSGVQAPAVDIRETATTYEIAAEVPGADEQSLTVKVIDGNLRIKGEKREEKSDSSANYHLTERRYGQFERTFSLPTGVDAEHIQAHFSRGVLNITLPKKPAAAKPETSVNISVD; encoded by the coding sequence ATGAATGATTCCGAGCAAAAAACTCCGACGCCTGAAGATGAAAAAAAGCCGGCGACCCGCCCCGGCAACTGGCATCCGCTGGACCGCATTCGTCAGCAGTTCGACCATCTGCTGAACGAATTCAATAGCCTGCCTTCAATCCTTTCCCGCAGCGGCCGGTTTGATGTGCAGCCGTTCTGGTCAGGGGAGTTTTCCGGCGTCCAGGCGCCTGCCGTGGATATTCGGGAAACCGCAACCACCTACGAAATCGCCGCTGAAGTGCCCGGCGCGGACGAGCAGAGCCTGACCGTCAAGGTCATCGACGGCAATCTGCGGATCAAGGGCGAAAAGCGCGAGGAAAAGTCGGACTCATCCGCCAACTATCACCTGACAGAACGCCGTTATGGGCAGTTCGAAAGAACCTTCAGCCTGCCCACAGGTGTGGATGCCGAGCATATTCAGGCGCATTTCAGCAGGGGCGTGCTGAATATCACGCTGCCCAAGAAGCCTGCGGCAGCGAAGCCGGAAACTTCGGTGAATATTTCCGTGGATTGA
- a CDS encoding ATP-binding protein: MMLRSTLTQVLLIEDSSQVGHARRTVQQLAEALDFCEADAGRAALVTTELASNLLKHATRGELHLRTFRSPSLQGIEVIAVDRGPGFDVHDCLTDGFSTRGTQGIGLGAISRQADVFDVHSDARGSVVLARFFPRGQSISDVRFGVSQHSLGGDPACGDVWSVAIKEGWISVLMIDGLGHGEDAELAARAGENAFARQPFASPVFTLEEMHDAMRGTRGGAVAVAQFDGVGDSLRFVGIGNIGGTLIGAERPRGLASHPGIVGLQFRKAQTFDFPQIGGQLLIMYSDGLQSRWDLREYAGLAFRHPAVIAAVLHRDFCRGRDDVTVLVIALETANA, translated from the coding sequence ATGATGCTGCGCAGCACCCTGACGCAGGTGTTGTTGATCGAAGACAGCAGCCAGGTTGGACACGCCAGGCGCACGGTTCAGCAATTGGCCGAGGCGCTGGATTTCTGCGAAGCCGATGCCGGTCGCGCGGCATTGGTGACCACCGAGCTGGCCAGCAATCTGCTCAAGCATGCGACGCGCGGCGAGCTGCACTTGCGCACGTTCCGCTCGCCTTCCTTGCAAGGCATCGAGGTGATTGCAGTCGACCGTGGCCCTGGCTTCGATGTGCATGATTGCCTGACGGACGGGTTTTCCACCCGTGGTACCCAAGGCATCGGGCTGGGCGCGATTTCCCGTCAGGCGGATGTCTTCGATGTCCATTCCGACGCGCGTGGCTCGGTGGTGCTGGCGCGGTTCTTTCCCCGTGGACAATCGATCAGCGACGTCAGGTTCGGCGTCAGCCAGCATTCGCTGGGTGGCGACCCGGCCTGCGGCGATGTCTGGTCAGTTGCGATCAAGGAGGGCTGGATCAGCGTCTTGATGATTGACGGCCTGGGCCATGGCGAAGACGCGGAGCTTGCGGCACGGGCAGGGGAAAATGCATTTGCCAGACAACCTTTTGCCTCTCCAGTGTTCACATTAGAAGAAATGCACGACGCCATGCGCGGCACCCGAGGCGGCGCCGTTGCTGTTGCGCAATTTGACGGTGTCGGCGATTCATTGCGATTCGTCGGTATCGGCAATATTGGCGGTACGTTGATCGGCGCAGAGCGACCTCGCGGCCTGGCTTCTCATCCGGGTATCGTAGGGCTGCAATTTCGCAAGGCCCAGACGTTCGACTTCCCTCAGATCGGTGGCCAATTGTTGATCATGTACAGCGACGGACTGCAATCACGTTGGGATCTGCGCGAGTATGCCGGGTTGGCGTTCCGCCATCCGGCGGTCATCGCGGCAGTGCTGCATCGCGATTTTTGCCGGGGTCGTGATGATGTGACTGTTTTAGTGATTGCCCTGGAGACTGCAAATGCCTGA
- a CDS encoding STAS domain-containing protein, protein MERIPILQMGAYLLVTIQVDMHDQLALNLQDDLSELISKTSARGVLIDISALDIVDSFVGRMIGTISGLSRIMDAETVLVGMQPAVAITLVELGMTLPGVSTALNVERGMKLLHERAHAQ, encoded by the coding sequence ATGGAACGTATTCCGATTCTGCAGATGGGCGCTTACCTGCTCGTCACGATTCAAGTGGACATGCATGATCAGCTCGCCCTGAACCTGCAGGATGACCTCTCCGAACTCATTAGCAAGACTTCCGCGCGTGGTGTGCTCATCGATATTTCGGCGCTGGATATTGTCGATTCGTTCGTCGGACGCATGATCGGCACGATTTCCGGCCTGTCGCGGATCATGGACGCCGAAACCGTGCTGGTCGGCATGCAGCCTGCCGTGGCGATCACACTGGTCGAACTGGGCATGACCTTGCCCGGCGTCAGCACCGCGCTCAATGTCGAGCGTGGCATGAAGTTGCTGCACGAGCGAGCGCATGCCCAATGA
- a CDS encoding DUF3833 domain-containing protein produces the protein MLKRIVLMLCIGLAGCSGVQVSQYSQETPKLDLRDYFTGQVLASGIFQKRSGEVTKRFHVVINGRSEGDKLIMHEAFNYSDGTKQTRVWTLVPTGQDKWKGTASDVVGEAFGEVSGNTFHWNYVLNLPVDGKIYEVRFDDWMYLLDDQTLANRSYMSKLGVELGQVTLFFRKQ, from the coding sequence ATGCTGAAAAGAATCGTTTTAATGTTGTGTATCGGTTTGGCGGGTTGCAGCGGAGTGCAGGTCAGTCAATACAGCCAGGAAACGCCGAAACTCGACCTGCGCGACTATTTCACCGGGCAGGTTTTGGCTTCCGGGATTTTCCAGAAGCGTTCGGGGGAGGTGACCAAGCGATTTCATGTGGTGATCAATGGCCGCAGTGAAGGCGACAAGCTGATCATGCACGAAGCCTTCAACTACAGCGACGGCACTAAACAAACCCGGGTCTGGACGTTGGTCCCGACCGGGCAGGACAAGTGGAAAGGCACGGCGAGCGATGTGGTGGGCGAGGCTTTTGGCGAAGTTTCCGGCAATACCTTCCACTGGAACTACGTGCTGAACCTGCCGGTGGACGGCAAGATCTACGAAGTGCGTTTTGATGACTGGATGTATTTGCTCGACGACCAGACCCTGGCCAATCGCTCTTACATGAGCAAGCTTGGGGTAGAGTTGGGGCAAGTGACGTTGTTTTTTCGTAAGCAGTAG
- a CDS encoding YbfB/YjiJ family MFS transporter — translation MLSTTDSASPRRNNVWLHILAGLCASLVSIGLARFAYTPLIPSLIGAHWFSASDVIYLSAANLIGYLIGALAGRPIAARLSNGHSLRLMMLLATASFFACAFPLSITWFFSWRLLSGIAGGAIMVLVAATVIPHVPAARKGLASGAIFLGVGLGIAGSGTLVPFLLSLGLRDAWIGLGLVSLLLTAVSWFGWPSASATAAVNAAAVQDVQPGKPAPLDPAVYLLFGQYALMAVGLVPAMVFLVDYVTRGQGASAHIGALIWVMYGVGAILGPVIYGFLADHLGARNSIRLVLLVQALAVEGLCMTHSYPLLVLLAVIIGSFPPGIVPLALARIHELVPGHEKQQVAWSRATVSFATFQALAGYGYSVVFNGNGGHHVMLFAIAAGAIAVALIADLGLALIKGKRVSAKQTPSRDATA, via the coding sequence ATGCTCTCGACCACTGATTCCGCTTCACCCCGGCGTAATAACGTCTGGCTGCACATTCTCGCCGGGCTGTGTGCCAGCCTGGTCAGCATCGGCCTGGCGCGTTTCGCCTACACCCCGCTGATTCCGTCGCTGATCGGCGCGCACTGGTTCTCCGCGTCCGACGTGATCTACCTGAGCGCCGCGAACCTGATCGGCTACCTGATCGGCGCACTCGCCGGGCGCCCCATCGCCGCCCGCCTGTCCAACGGCCATAGCCTGCGGCTGATGATGCTGCTGGCGACCGCTTCGTTCTTCGCTTGCGCCTTTCCCCTGTCGATCACCTGGTTCTTCAGCTGGCGCCTGTTATCCGGTATCGCGGGCGGCGCAATCATGGTGCTGGTGGCGGCGACAGTGATTCCCCATGTTCCGGCCGCGCGAAAAGGCCTGGCCAGCGGTGCGATCTTCCTCGGCGTCGGCCTGGGCATCGCGGGCTCCGGGACGCTGGTGCCGTTCCTGTTGTCGCTGGGTCTGCGCGATGCGTGGATCGGCCTTGGGCTGGTGTCCTTGCTGCTGACCGCCGTCAGCTGGTTCGGCTGGCCTTCGGCGAGTGCCACTGCGGCGGTCAATGCGGCTGCGGTGCAGGATGTTCAACCCGGCAAACCAGCGCCACTGGACCCGGCGGTTTATCTGCTGTTCGGCCAATACGCGTTGATGGCGGTAGGCCTTGTACCGGCCATGGTGTTTCTGGTGGATTACGTGACCCGAGGCCAGGGCGCCAGTGCGCACATCGGTGCATTGATCTGGGTGATGTATGGCGTTGGCGCGATCCTCGGGCCGGTCATTTATGGCTTCCTCGCCGATCATCTCGGCGCGCGGAACTCGATTCGCCTGGTATTGCTGGTTCAGGCGCTCGCCGTCGAAGGGTTGTGCATGACCCACTCTTATCCGCTGCTGGTGTTGCTCGCCGTGATCATTGGTTCGTTTCCGCCGGGCATCGTCCCGCTGGCCTTGGCCCGCATTCACGAACTGGTGCCGGGTCATGAAAAGCAACAAGTCGCCTGGAGCCGCGCGACGGTATCGTTCGCCACCTTCCAGGCGCTGGCGGGCTACGGTTATTCGGTGGTCTTCAATGGCAATGGCGGGCATCACGTGATGTTGTTTGCCATCGCCGCCGGAGCTATCGCAGTCGCGTTGATTGCCGACCTGGGACTGGCGTTGATCAAAGGTAAACGCGTGTCGGCAAAGCAGACACCAAGCCGGGACGCGACTGCGTAG
- a CDS encoding STAS domain-containing protein, with translation MAALQQRTVEALKKSQAGLTSKWLASLEASGATRNIKEEDLRLQAGDFLRLVISVAEKGSHQSLGGSDWDDIRLFLEKLSHSRALSGQDSQQTASFIFSLKGPLFAMLQSEYEDSPTLLAEQVLEMSELLDALGMHTIRTFQKSREAVIKRQQEELLELSTPVVKLWDGVLALPMIGTLDSQRTQVVMESLLQRIVDTGSEIAIIDITGVPTVDTLVAQHLLKTVTAIRLMGADCIISGVRPQIAQTIVHLGLDLQGVVTKANLADALALALRRLGLTVTKAV, from the coding sequence ATGGCAGCACTGCAGCAGCGTACCGTTGAAGCACTGAAAAAATCCCAGGCCGGGCTGACCTCCAAATGGCTTGCCAGCCTGGAAGCGAGTGGCGCGACGCGCAATATCAAGGAAGAAGATCTGAGGTTGCAGGCGGGTGACTTTCTGCGTCTGGTGATTTCCGTGGCAGAGAAGGGCAGCCATCAGTCGCTGGGTGGCAGCGACTGGGATGATATTCGTCTGTTCCTGGAAAAACTCTCCCACAGTCGCGCCCTTAGCGGCCAGGATTCGCAACAGACCGCCAGCTTTATTTTCTCGTTAAAAGGCCCGTTGTTCGCGATGCTGCAAAGCGAATACGAAGACAGCCCGACGCTGCTTGCCGAGCAGGTTCTGGAAATGTCCGAGCTGCTGGATGCCTTGGGCATGCACACCATTCGTACTTTCCAGAAATCCCGGGAAGCGGTGATCAAGCGCCAGCAGGAAGAACTGCTTGAGCTGTCCACGCCCGTGGTGAAACTGTGGGATGGCGTGCTGGCACTGCCGATGATCGGCACTCTGGATTCACAACGTACCCAAGTGGTCATGGAATCGCTGCTGCAACGGATTGTCGACACCGGCTCCGAGATTGCCATTATCGACATTACCGGCGTGCCAACCGTTGATACCCTGGTTGCCCAGCACCTGTTGAAAACAGTGACTGCCATTCGCTTGATGGGTGCTGACTGCATCATCAGCGGCGTGCGCCCGCAAATCGCGCAGACCATCGTGCACCTGGGTCTGGATCTGCAAGGCGTGGTCACCAAGGCCAATCTTGCCGACGCCCTGGCGCTGGCCCTGCGTCGTCTGGGTTTGACCGTCACCAAGGCGGTGTAG
- the ycaC gene encoding isochorismate family cysteine hydrolase YcaC produces MSTPYKRLNKDDAVVLLVDHQTGLISLVQDFQPNEFKNNVLALADVAKFFKLPTILTTSFENGPNGPMVPELKELFPDAPYIPRPGQINAWDNEDFVKAVKATGRKQLIIAGVVTDVCVTFPTLSALAEGFEVFVVTDASGTFNETVQQASWARMTAAGAQLVNWFSVACELQVDWRNDMEGLANLLSPRIPNYRNLMNSYSALTAK; encoded by the coding sequence ATGAGCACCCCCTACAAGCGCCTCAACAAAGACGACGCAGTTGTTCTGCTGGTGGATCACCAGACGGGCCTGATTTCCCTGGTTCAGGATTTCCAGCCTAACGAGTTCAAGAACAACGTGCTGGCCCTCGCCGACGTCGCCAAGTTCTTCAAACTGCCGACCATCCTGACCACCAGCTTCGAAAACGGTCCGAACGGCCCGATGGTTCCAGAACTCAAGGAACTGTTCCCGGACGCGCCGTACATCCCGCGCCCAGGCCAGATCAATGCCTGGGACAACGAAGATTTCGTCAAGGCGGTAAAAGCCACCGGCCGCAAGCAACTGATCATCGCCGGCGTTGTAACCGACGTCTGCGTGACCTTCCCAACCTTGTCGGCGCTGGCTGAAGGGTTCGAAGTGTTCGTCGTGACTGACGCTTCCGGCACCTTCAACGAAACCGTGCAGCAAGCCTCGTGGGCACGCATGACCGCCGCTGGCGCCCAGCTGGTCAACTGGTTCTCGGTCGCCTGCGAGCTGCAAGTCGACTGGCGCAACGACATGGAAGGCCTGGCCAACCTGCTGTCGCCACGCATCCCGAACTATCGCAACCTGATGAACAGCTACTCGGCACTCACTGCCAAGTAA
- a CDS encoding response regulator, with product MRREIRLLIVDDNAATRYALRRRMELHDFVVLEAGTGNEGLALIASEAPDALILDVNLPDMSGFDIVRLLRSEPRTALLPVVHVSAASIQTADIVTGLEAGADAYLVHPVDADVLLATLRTLLRVRDTEYALRESEARFREIFVNISAPIAVMDADLKVHECNHAFAQLIQKSISQHTMLDSLAADQDDIIQQLRAGLLAGERWRGTLLMSVKGEVRETEWQISPYRTPELSLVFVEDVTEHRQREQSHLRQLDSVNTRLAHEVAERARTEAQLLQAQKMDAIGKLTGGIAHDFNNLLTGIITGIELIKKRTAENRPERVARYADAALASAMSAAALTHRLLAFARQQPLDARPIDVNEHIRSLEDLLSRTIGKRITLTLDLTSKSAVALVDSSQLESAILNLVINARDALPGGGNVRVTTFAAHSKGDQRVADGAYIALSVKDDGIGIDHSVIDKVFDPFFTTKPIGEGTGLGLSTIYGFARQSGGDVLIRSVAGHGTEVTLMIPAAIDVLPAQAEPGMPVQPGTGEHILIVEDTASVRMFVSELLVDNGYRCTQAADVATALDILENDPSVDLLLSDVGLPHMNGRELADRARVWRENLPVLFMTGYAENAVNRQRFLGERMDMVIKPFKLNALLEKVRKMLESSPTAL from the coding sequence ATGAGGCGTGAAATCCGGCTGTTGATCGTCGATGACAACGCCGCCACGCGCTATGCCTTGCGGAGGCGCATGGAGCTTCATGACTTTGTCGTGCTTGAGGCCGGCACCGGCAATGAAGGCCTGGCGCTGATTGCTTCTGAAGCGCCGGATGCGCTGATTCTCGACGTCAACCTTCCGGACATGAGCGGTTTTGACATCGTGCGCCTGCTGCGCTCTGAGCCGCGCACGGCGCTGTTGCCGGTTGTACATGTGTCGGCGGCCTCGATCCAGACGGCCGATATCGTCACCGGTCTTGAAGCCGGTGCGGATGCCTATCTGGTGCATCCGGTGGATGCCGATGTTTTGCTGGCAACCCTGCGCACGCTGTTGCGAGTGCGCGACACCGAATACGCCCTGCGCGAGAGCGAGGCACGGTTTCGGGAAATCTTCGTCAACATTTCCGCGCCGATTGCGGTGATGGACGCCGACCTCAAAGTGCATGAGTGCAACCACGCGTTCGCCCAGCTGATTCAGAAAAGTATTTCCCAGCACACGATGCTCGACTCCCTGGCGGCAGATCAGGACGACATCATTCAGCAACTGCGCGCCGGACTGCTGGCGGGAGAGCGCTGGAGAGGCACGCTGTTGATGTCGGTCAAAGGCGAAGTCCGGGAAACCGAGTGGCAGATTTCTCCGTACCGCACGCCGGAACTGAGTCTGGTTTTCGTCGAGGATGTCACCGAGCATCGTCAGCGTGAGCAATCGCATCTGCGCCAGCTCGACAGTGTCAACACGCGGCTGGCCCATGAAGTCGCCGAGCGCGCACGCACCGAAGCACAGCTGTTGCAGGCGCAGAAGATGGATGCCATCGGCAAGCTAACCGGCGGCATTGCCCACGATTTCAACAACTTGCTGACCGGGATCATCACCGGCATCGAGCTGATCAAAAAACGCACCGCTGAAAATCGTCCGGAACGGGTCGCGCGCTATGCCGACGCGGCCCTGGCTTCGGCCATGAGCGCCGCGGCCTTGACCCATCGATTGTTGGCGTTTGCTCGCCAGCAGCCACTGGATGCCCGGCCGATCGATGTCAACGAGCACATCCGTTCCCTGGAAGATTTGCTCAGTCGCACCATCGGCAAGCGCATCACGCTGACCCTGGACCTGACCTCAAAATCAGCCGTAGCGTTGGTGGATTCCAGCCAGCTGGAAAGCGCGATACTCAATCTTGTCATCAACGCGCGGGATGCCCTTCCCGGCGGCGGCAACGTGCGCGTCACGACCTTTGCTGCGCACTCCAAAGGCGATCAGCGTGTGGCTGACGGGGCGTATATCGCGTTGTCGGTCAAGGATGACGGCATCGGCATCGATCACAGCGTGATCGATAAGGTATTCGATCCATTCTTCACCACCAAACCCATTGGCGAAGGCACCGGGCTCGGGCTTTCGACCATCTACGGCTTCGCCAGGCAGTCCGGTGGTGACGTACTGATTCGCAGCGTTGCCGGGCATGGCACCGAAGTGACGCTGATGATTCCGGCAGCCATCGACGTCCTGCCTGCACAAGCGGAACCCGGAATGCCGGTCCAGCCGGGTACCGGGGAGCATATTCTCATCGTCGAGGACACGGCATCGGTGCGAATGTTCGTCAGCGAGCTGCTGGTGGACAACGGTTACCGCTGCACGCAGGCCGCAGACGTCGCCACCGCTCTGGATATTCTCGAGAACGATCCTTCGGTGGATCTGTTGCTGTCCGACGTTGGCCTGCCACACATGAACGGCCGGGAACTGGCCGACCGCGCACGGGTATGGCGGGAAAACCTGCCAGTGCTGTTCATGACCGGTTACGCGGAAAACGCGGTAAACCGTCAACGTTTCCTCGGCGAACGCATGGATATGGTCATCAAGCCGTTCAAATTGAACGCGCTGCTGGAGAAAGTCCGCAAGATGCTCGAGAGCTCACCGACGGCTCTCTGA
- a CDS encoding chalcone isomerase family protein — protein MTRPWLWLVWLLSGTSLAAGWQDALPNAQVVGSGEFRMFGFRIYTARMWSTDKPLQTDKPFALELTYHRSISREDLVDASIDEIKRTSGAQVSPAQLVIWREQMQRAFVDVQEGTRIVGVNVPGQEARFYVGDRLHQVVRDPAFAKAFFDIWLAADSRNSNLREQLLGTAAP, from the coding sequence ATGACGCGACCATGGTTGTGGTTAGTCTGGTTGTTGAGCGGCACGAGCCTGGCGGCAGGCTGGCAGGATGCGTTGCCCAATGCGCAAGTGGTCGGCAGCGGTGAGTTTCGCATGTTCGGCTTCAGGATCTACACCGCGCGGATGTGGAGCACCGACAAGCCTCTGCAGACCGACAAGCCATTCGCCCTGGAGCTGACGTATCACCGTTCCATTTCCCGCGAGGATCTGGTGGACGCCAGCATCGATGAGATCAAGCGCACGTCTGGCGCGCAGGTCAGCCCTGCGCAGCTGGTTATCTGGCGAGAGCAGATGCAGCGAGCGTTTGTCGATGTGCAGGAGGGTACTAGGATCGTCGGCGTGAATGTGCCCGGTCAGGAGGCACGCTTTTACGTTGGCGACAGGCTGCATCAGGTCGTGCGGGATCCGGCGTTTGCCAAGGCTTTCTTCGATATCTGGCTGGCCGCTGACAGCCGCAATTCCAATCTGCGCGAACAGTTGTTGGGCACGGCTGCTCCGTAA